ATTGGATGTGAACAATATTTTATGTATAATTCTCCTTTTATAGGAATTTTCTAAGGTTTTTGAGAGTCTGAAATCTTCAAATGTAAGATCACtgtctaaataaataattattatattataatttatttgattaaatttttaGTGATAAAAGTTTTTTCTCTTTATATACTTTATGAAAAACATATTGTTTAAAATATAGTCTCTATATTGTAATTATTCttagtttaatttaaaaataataaataaataataaatttaaaatatttactaatattaaattttgtcaaacactaaaaaataatatatatacatatattaaatatattaatactaAGTTTTTTTAAGAATCAATATGTGCAAAAATATATGTAAGGTTAGTTTTGGTTTTATagcataataatattaatatcgtCAGTTATGATACAACTTGAATAtgctttattaataatattattaagttAATTTAGTACGATAAATTAAtatgtttaaatttattaatCTATAGTTGCATTCATAACAAAAAGACTAAAATTCCTTCTAAAATTTTAACATGTCATGTTAAGATAGAATTTTGAGTATGGtttggtaataatattattttgaattaatttaaTAGATGGTATTACtaaattaatcaatttaataaagTATTGaggtaaaacatttaaaaagccCTCTAAAAACTCAACATGGCATGATTagaaataaaagtaaaagaacaTAAATGTAATTTTGGCGGTAATTTGTTTACATAGGTTTATAAGAGATAAGAGATTTTTGCATTAAAAGTATAAGTTCATATTATTCTTATTGGAGCCTGTTTTCTAtttatagaataaagttagattTTTACAAACTATCTGAATTAAACTTTagaatttcaaattaaaatttatgAATAAAAAGCTGGGGATTAATTAATCACATAAAAAATATGCGTgagtaaattaatattaaaactttatattaaaaaattaaattcaataaacgCTAATCAAATCAAGTTTTCATATGTTGATTAATCAAATatacatttatttttcaattctaTGACATAAATGAAATATCTTGCCACGCAAATAAATCAGGTTGACTATTCAAATTCACAATATCACCATTTAGTTGATTACCCCATTCTTTAAAATTGGAAAGGTTAGAAGCCCAGTTCTTAGATTCAACCACTCGATCATCTAGTTGTAGAAGTTCATCAAGTTCATTAGCCCATTCTTGATTAGGTTCAACCATCATATTATCTAACTTTGCAGGTTCATTAATTTGATTTGTTGATGAAATAAGAGGTAAACTAACACAATTAGTGAAATTAATCGCCTCATTAGTATGATTACCTTTAACTAGCTCCATAGGATCATTAGAGATATCTTTCATTTGGGGAATGTTATGCCTGAAATCAAGTTGACTTGAATTTGAAGAGGCGATATTCTCTTGAGCTTTGTTTTGCATCAAATTATTTCTATCACTTTGTTGCATATTTTTCAGCATGCTAATTTTGTGATTACAAGCTTGAATCTTAGCATCTACAATATCAATGAAGCCTTTAAGTTGCTCTCCATCCATTGTATGAAAAGATGGACTCCATGTTGGATACTTGTTCATCACAATCTTCTTGTGCAATTTGGAAATCTCAACTTCAACCATATTTTTCCTATTCGCGAAATAGTCGATCACATCAAATTTCTTTGGAGTTGTCTCAATCTTTTGTTGCTCATACTTTGTAAGCATTGAGTGTACAATTGTTGAGTCTTCTGGCCAAGTTATCGGTCTGGCATTACCATCATCGCCATCATACACAACTGAACAAGCTTCAACTTCAAACTTTCTAGAAAACTCAGAAACTTTTTTTATTAATCCATTGTGTCTCCTAATGAAAGCTAATTTTCGAGTTTTTTGATTTTGGATGAACTTCATCGTTATTTTAGCACGACCCATTTCtacaaatataaataaagattGTTAACATAAGATACAAGCttttataacattaaaaataataaataatcagctaagaaaataaataataactttTCTAttgaaatattttcaaaataaataccAATCACCATTCTTAATTGCTTATCTtatcatataatataattaaaagcaTGGGATTAACATttaagaaaatcaaatataaaaagataagatagtttgttttgatgttaATTTTAGTATGATTTTCTTTTAAGAATTCATAACCATTCCTATAATTTTTACTAGGTTGTATTTATTTTTCCCTAAATTCAAATCTAATGACCTATTACACCATGTTCGGGCTATCAAAGACATGTGTCTATCGCTTTAAAATTATAATCGTTAACGTAAAATGAAGTTTgatcaaaaaattaataaaacatgAAGTTTGATCAAAGATTAGGAGCGTTTAATTAACTTTAACAtgaatttgatcaaagattgaaaaACATTTGTAACACAAAAGAAAGAATTGATACCGTTGTATTGATGAATGACACAtacaaagaagagaaaaacaaattatttaaacaaACAAACTCAAGAACATAGATAGAACAATCaaccataatataaaaaaaaaacaaaaaacaaaaaaaaaaacatgccaCTATACATAAATATGAATGTTGTATTAAGATTCTTACCTTTTGGAGGCTTGTTGATCTCACGAGTTGTGTGGTCCTTTGTTATTGTAATCAAAGCCTCAGCCAAATTAAAAGATAATGTAGAGTTAACAATACAAGAATTTATAACCAATGTTGCCCCTTTTATAATGAGTGAATTGGATCTTTTAATTTTGGAAACCAAATCTTTACATAAATTTTGtatattttcatttattatttcaaacaaaattaaattattttatttcaaattaaaatatttatatattatgtaaAGATGTCAAAAGATTGTTAAAATATTTACATTTATTTTTAGATGATATGCAACCCTCTTTCCAATATACTAGGAGATCTTGTAAATTAAATGCTTGTATGTTCATCGGTATAAATAAATCTGGTTTAAGGAAAATAAATcttttgatcaaatgtcttcataaaggtcttttttctaGATTTGCTTATTAGATTATAATTAACTTTTATTTGAATTCAATTTAATATCTATAAGCCATGATATCTTTAAACTAATCAGCGCATAATTtcgtttattttgaaaaaaaaaataaatgattttatttaaattgttcaTGTGTAGATTTGcgatttttaaataaatgataatgatagacagaagataaataaaaaaaatagttttttctttaAAGTACAGAATTTTTCATTTAAAGAATCAACTATCTTTAAGATTCAATCAGACGATTTTATAAATATCCTGTTTTTTAAGAGAAATAATAaagcatatatattttttttattctttcataGCATTTAATATGATTgtttgatcaatttttttaacaatgGTTGAGATTTGATGTAAGTCTTTTAGACTTACACGTGGTGTCAatggatcatatatatatatatatatatatatatatatatatatatatatatatatatatatatatata
The DNA window shown above is from Vicia villosa cultivar HV-30 ecotype Madison, WI unplaced genomic scaffold, Vvil1.0 ctg.003833F_1_1, whole genome shotgun sequence and carries:
- the LOC131641556 gene encoding MADS-box protein J2-like, coding for MGRAKITMKFIQNQKTRKLAFIRRHNGLIKKVSEFSRKFEVEACSVVYDGDDGNARPITWPEDSTIVHSMLTKYEQQKIETTPKKFDVIDYFANRKNMVEVEISKLHKKIVMNKYPTWSPSFHTMDGEQLKGFIDIVDAKIQACNHKISMLKNMQQSDRNNLMQNKAQENIASSNSSQLDFRHNIPQMKDISNDPMELVKGNHTNEAINFTNCVSLPLISSTNQINEPAKLDNMMVEPNQEWANELDELLQLDDRVVESKNWASNLSNFKEWGNQLNGDIVNLNSQPDLFAWQDISFMS